The Hordeum vulgare subsp. vulgare chromosome 4H, MorexV3_pseudomolecules_assembly, whole genome shotgun sequence genomic interval CCTGCGATCACGTCTCCAGACCATCTGTACACACGCCTCCTGGCTGGACAAAGTCCTCCTGCACGAAAGCATCAAATGTTGACATGTTGCCTTCTGTTGTTAATCTCCAAAAATCTTTCATAGATTTGTAGCTCCAATAATTTTCGTGACAATAATAAACATCCCAAAAAATAGACCAGTTTCCCAAGGGACAAAAATGTCGTCTAAAATGAGGCTAGAACGTCACCGAAGTTGGGAAGGTTGCTGACCCGGGAGGAAATCTACTAATGACTACCGTCACAAATAATTATCTTAGATGACGGTTCATTCTTCGTCATCATGGTGTGAGCCGGTGTATGTCCATGTCTTACTCTTACCTCGCCGGCAATCACGCCAGCACTCGGAGAAACGCACTCAACCGTCAAGCATAGGCACAACAAAGCCAACCAGCTCCGCTTAATATCAGGCTTCACGTGCATGTAATTGTATGAATTTACAGATTTGTAATTAAGGTGTCCCATTGTAAAAATGATTATTTAAGATGTACCCGGTCACCGGTCTGCATAGATTTGAGGGGCTGGATTTGGTgtatccggttgtagatgctctaaacaGCATTAGCCCTGCGCCTCAATTTAGCACGCACACACACAAGGAATATCGCTAAAAAAAATTAATATtgttttttttattctttttgaaaaataatgcgcccatttgaaaatttgaaaatcTGGGCCTGCCTCGGCCCTGGCGTCACCGATAGGATCCTGTCGGCGTCGGCGCGGCCGACAGGGGTCCAGTCGGCCTAGGCAAAGCCGATAAGGGCCTCTCGGCCACGTGGCGGCCGACTACTGGCCAGACCACGTCGACAGGCCAGTCGGCCAAGCCTCTCGGCCCTGGCGTAGCCGATAGGGCtatcggccagggggaggccgactAGTGGCCGCCAgcccctcctcctctcttcctccttcctcctttcttcctccttcctctttcttccttctcctttctaccttatctcctttctttctttctcctcCTACCTTCTCCCCCCACCCAAAAAATCTGCCATTTCCACTTTTTGAACCATACATTTGTTGTGTAAGGAGTAGGGCATCCGAACTATCCTTCTCACTCGCGATGTGGTAGTTTGTGGTGCATGTTGTGAAGctatttttggtggtggtggtggaggttgaggtggaggttgtggtggtggtggtggtggtggtggtgtgggtgtagttggttgttttggtggagttggaggtggtggtgtgggATTAATCTCGGTGTTCATCGTTCGTCGTTCATCGTTTCTGCAcacgcttcaagggtaaaatatttttgttgtttaaatagttttaggtgctccggtagattagtataaatttagttgtttaactgCTTGTAGGTGCTCCgatagattagtataaatttagttgtttaactatTTTTAGGTGCttcggtagattagtataaatttagttgtttaactagttttaggtgctccggtagattagtataaatttagttgtttaactagttataggtgctccggtagattagtataaattaaGTTTAGTAAATGAAGTAGTGTAAATATGTTTAGGTTCTCCGATAGatttggaaaatatatttccGTTTGTCATTCTTCTAAATTTTTTTCTTGTTGAATAATATGTTAGGTCAGCAGAGATGTCTGATTTAGTGACGTTATGTTTGCACTATGGTCGTGGTACCGTTCAAACAAATGAGATGGGAGCTGATCTTAGTGAATTTCAGTACACAGAGGTGGAGGTGTCCTCCCCTAATACATGGTCTGTTACTCAGTTGACAGAATGGCTTGCGCGATGTTTAGGGTTCAATACTGAAACACACACCGTCGAtgttcatgcattatggacccggtccactggtaatattttctggtatttgaagcatatagagcgggACGACCAATGGGTGCGCTTGTTATAATCTTGCGAGCGTAGGGGATGTCATCATGTGGCCTTACTTCTCCCCGTGCTAAAGCCGGTTACTGAACCTGAAGTGGAACGTAGCTCTAAATATGGTGAGAGCAGTGTAGGGATGCATGATTCACAGTCAATTCATGCGTCCCATGCTGGGGATGATTTTTACGAAGCAGGCCAGAGTAGTCAGGCAGAAGGGGGAGATGCAGATGATTATCTCAGCGGTGAGGCGGATGCCGACGAGATAGATGGGCAATGGAGACGTGTAGGCAAAATAGCTAACATAAAATAGCTAACATAAAATCGCGAGTGTAGGCAAAATAGCTAACATAAAACAGCTAACATAAAATTTCAAAGAGGAAAAAAGATGACACTTCCATCAAAAACAGCAAAAATAAATAAGGGgagaaataaggagaagaaatagagaaggagggagaagaaataggtgagaaaggagggagagggggggagtCGCTGCCACTAGTGGCCTATCGGCTTCCCCAAAGCCGAGTGGCCACTAATCGGCCACCTGGAAGCCGATAGGCTCCTGTCGGCTAGGGCGGGGCCGACGGCCTCCTGTCGGCTTGGGCGGGGCCGACAACTCCCACTCGGCCACACCAAGGCCGAAGCAGgtatatttttcaaattttttgatttgatgcattatttttcaaaaagaataaaaaaaatgcaatatttaaaaaaattagcaGGAATATCACCATGCAGTTCTGATTTTTATAGACTCTTCAAGTCCATTGATGCAAACCCAGGCTTCTCTCAAACATTTGCTGCCCCGCAACAGATCCAACATGCTAATCTAGTGGAGTTACATCCAACGGTTTGCTTCTTACACACCAGTCGGCTAGCTCAACCCATGAGCACTAGTCAGCCTTGCAGGCTTTACACACACAAGGGACTGCATGCCTACATTTCCATGATCCTATCAGTCGTTGCGTCAAGCAGAGTCTTGTCCTCTGATCTTGAGCCCGATCCACAAGATGGTAGCGGCGACCTCTGGCCAGGGCAGGGGCTACCGCCATGTGTTGCCAGCTTCCTGCCAATACACAAGATTGTTGTCACAGCTGTAGTGAACAGCAACCTCATTTTCGCCAAAAGAATAATATACACGCTGATGTGCATGAACTTGTACACATaagccctattactcaactcttaACAAACCCTTCCCGTGCATTATACCATTGTCACTATGCGGAACACTAGAGAACCAACATCTCTAGTATGGTATGTAGATTGTAGGATAGCAATCAGAGATCTTTTGATGTAACAGCGCTTGGAAAAGGCAAAACGAGAACCATTTTTCTAACATTTTGGCAGATAATGCAGGGTATATGTCATACAAATTAAGTTGCAAATTCTCTCTATGTACATAATATAGGTCCGGTAGACCATAAAAAACTGTAGTCTGAGGGAATAATCAAGTTGGTGTATGCTCAAACACATAATACGTTTGTATCCAATACAAGTAATCAGGATGTTTctcaaaaggaaacaagatagacGAGATCTACCAACCAAAACATCAACCTAATGCAAGTTGCAACCTACATACTGCAATATCATAACTACATTATACCACTCACATTAAGCAGTACTCAAGGAGCATAACTTACTCATTGCAACCATTATCAACATCACGGAGGTCATTTCTATCAGCAGGCGTATCTGATCCCCTCTTCTTATTGTCGCCATGTTCCTTTAACTGTCTTAGTGATTTCCCACGGTACTCTTCCTTTCTCTGTCCGGAATCTGAGAAGTCACCTCGCTTTCTTGACACGATGCACTATGAACAACATTAGTACTGGAATAGCGTAGCAAGGTTACACTCATTGAGCAGCAGTGAAGAAACATGGCTTACTCTCTTGAACCATTATCAGCATCGCAGTGGTGGCTTCTATCATCAACAGTATATGATCCCCTCTTGTTATCATTATCATGTTCTTCTGATTGTCTTGATGATTTTGCCCTGTGGTCCTCCGTTCCCTTTTGGGCAGCTGAGTAGTCATTTCGACTTCTTAGGAAGGTGGAGTATAAAAAACATTAGTTATGCTATTGGTATAACAAGATCACACCTGTCACACGCTAAAAAAATAAGATTACACTATCATATTTTAGCAACAGAACTTACTCTTTGGAACCATTATCAACATCACGGGGGTCATCTCTATCATTACGAGTATATGATCCCCTACCCTTATGCTCATCATGTTCTTTTGATTGTCTTGGTAAACTTGCCTGGCGCTCTTCCTTTCTCATTCCAGCAGCTGCGTAGTCCTTTCGCCTTCTTGGGACAGTAGAGTATAAAAACTATAAGTTCTGAATAGCATAACAAGATTACACCCGTCACATTTAGTAGCATGAAGGAACACAGCTTACTCTTTGGAACTATTATCAGCATCACGGAGGTCATTTCTATCATCACGAGTATATGATCCCCTCTTCTTATGTTCATCATGTTCCTTTGATTGTCTCGGTAAACTTGCCTGGTGCTCTTCCTTTCTCTTTCCAGCAGCTGGGTAGTCCTTTCGCCTTCTTAGGACAGTATTTGTATAAAAATTATTAATTCTGGATAGCTTAACAAGATTACACCCGTCACATTTAGCAGCATGAAGGAACAAAGCTTACTCTTTGGAACCCTTATCAGCACCACGAAGGTCATTTCTATCGTCACGAGTATATGATCCCCTCTTCTTATGCGCACCATGTTCCTTTGATTGTCTTGGTAAACTTGCCTGGTGCTCTTCCTTTCTCTTTCCAGCAGCTGAGTAGTCCTTTTGCCTTCTTGGGACAGTATAGTATTAGAACTGTTAGTTCTGGATAGCATAACAAGAGTACACCCGACACGTTTAGCAGCATGAAGGAACAGAGCTTACTCTTTGGAACCATTATCAGCATCACGGTGCTCATTTCTGTCATCACAAGTATAGGATCCCCTCTTCTTATGTTCATCATGTTCCTTTGATTGTCTTGGCAAACTTGCCTGGTGCTCTTCCTTTCTCTTTCCAGCAGTTGGGTAGTCCTTTTGCCTTCTTGGGACAGTAGAGTATTAAAAATATTAGTTCAGGAtagcatggaagccatcttcttggtacgacagctgatgaagagatacagggagcaaaagaaggaccttcatatggtgttcattgatttggagaaggcctatgataagatacctcggaatgtcatgtggtgggccttggagaaacacaaagtcccaataaagtacattaccctcatcaaggatatgtatgataatgttgtgacaagtgttcgaacaagtgatggcgacaccgataactttccgattagaatagggctacaccaagggtcagctttgagcccttatctttttgatttggtgatggatgaggtcacaagggatatacaaggagatatcccatggtgtatgctctttgcggatgatgtggtgctagtcgataatagccgaacgggggttaatagaaagttaagagttatggaggcggactctagaatcgaaaggttttaggcttagtagaactaaaactgaatacatgaggtgcagttttagtgctactaggcacgaggatggagaggttagccttggtgggcaggtggtaccggagagagacatgtttcgatatttggggtccatgttgcagaaggatggcgatatcgatgaagacgtgggccaccgaatcaaggctaggtggatgaagtggcgccaagcttctggcgtactctgtgacaagagagtgccacaaaagctaaaagacaggttttataggacagctatccgacctgtgatgttgtatggcgcggagtgttggccaaccaagagacgacatatccaacagttaggtgtagcagagatgcgcatgttgagatggatatgtggccacacaaggaaggatcgggtacggaatgacgatatacgagagagacttggggtagcaccgattgaagagaagctggtccagtatcgtctcagatggtttggacatattcaacggaggccaccggaagcgccggtgcatagcggacagataaagcgtgctgagaatgttaagaggggtcgtggtagaccaaacttgacatgggaggagtccgttaagagagacctgaaggtttggaatatcgacaaagacttagccatggacaggggtgcgtggaagttagctatccacgttccaaagccatgacttggcttcgagatcttatgggtttcaactctagcctaccccaacttgtttgggactgaaaggcttggttgttgttgttgttgttgttgttgtagcataCCAAAAGTACCCCCAAGACATTTAGCAGCATGAAGGAACAGAGCTTACTCTTTGGAACCATTATCAGCATCACGGTGCTCATTTCTGTTACCACAAGTATAGGATCCCCTCTTCTTATGTTCATCATGTTCCTTGGATTGTCTTGGTAAACTTGCCTGGTGCTCTTCCTTTCTCTTTCCAGCAGCTGGGTAGTTCTTTTGCCTTCTTGGGACAGTAGAGTATTAAAAATATTAGTTCTGGATAGCATAACAAGAGTACACCCGAGACATTTACCAGCATGAAGGAACAGAGCTTACTCTTTGGAACCGTTATCAGCATCACGGTAGTCATTTCTGTTATCACGAGTATAGGATCCACTCTTCTtatgttcatcatattcctttGATTGCCTTGGTAAACTTGCCTGGCGCTCTTCCTTTCTCTTTCCAGCAGCTGAGTCATCCTTTCGCCTTCTTAGGACAGTAGAGTATAAAAACTATTAGCTCTTGATAGCATAACAAGATTACACCATCACATTTAGCAGCATGAAGGAACAGAGCTTACTCTTTGGAACCATTATGAGCATCGCGGAGCTCCTTTCCATCAATATGAGTATAGGATCTGTGCTTCTTATCGTTATCATGTTCTTTTGACTGGCTTTGTGAATTTGCTTGGGAAGGCTTTTCCATTCTCTTTTGTGAAGCACAGTCAGGTCCTGCACGCCTCCTGTGAACAACATACACCGTTATTACAGAGGTGCAAATGACCAGAAAGTACTAGCATTaacatatgatcaacatggaaatAAATCTAAACTATGCAAACAATGCATGCACTAATTTACGTCTACCAATACTAAACAGAACACCGTTCAGTAATACAAACAGCAAGCGATACAATGACATTAGAATGAAAATCATATATGCAACAACAGCCTTTTCTGAAGTCTAGTTAAAACAGCATGTTTTCTCCCCAACAGACTATATACTCTGATGCCAGTAAATCACTGAAGCCCAAAAGAAGGTTCCGGTGCATCATAACAATGTTAGAATAGCATATACTCGGAACGAAGCTGAGTTTAGTAGGATATCTTCAATCTACTGAACTGTGACTGTTATACAGGATATGCTGCAGAAAACATCTAAATAAGTATATTCTGACTTATGAACTGTGTCTGGTAGACACCACTAAGGATTAAGATGATGTTTGACATCTCAATGAGTATAACAACAGAAGTTCTGGAATAGCAGATTACCCCAGTCAAATTTAGCAGCAGCGAAGGAACGGAACTTACTCATTGTAGCCATTGTCAGCATCAGTACGGTCAATTCCATCATCAGGGGCATAGGATCTCTTCTTATCCTCACGTTCTTTTGTCGGTTGTGGTGATTCCAaccgacactcctttatcttcgggGAAGCAGAGTAGCCATCTCGCTTTCTTGGGGCAGCAGAGTATGAAGATTGAAAACCATTAATTCTCAAAAGCATAACTAGATTATGTCAATAAAATTTGGCAGCAGGAACACAACTTACTTCTTGTAACAATCAACAGAATTATGCCGCCCATTTATATCATCAGGAGAACAGGACCTCCTATTTTCATCCTCATGTTCAGTGGACTGTTTTGGTGATTTTGCCCAGCGCGCTTCCTTTCTCTTTGGGGAAGCAGAGCAGTCATCTCGCCTTCTTGAGTGTGATCCAGAAGATGGTCTGGGTGACCTCCGGCAGGCATGGGATCCCTCACCGTCAGGTGTTACCGGCTTCCTGTCGACATGCAAATTGCTACTACAAAGATACAAACATAAAAAGAAGGAATGTAAATCGTTTACTCATATAAGACCACATGGAAATAATTCTGAACTatgcacacaactcatatcactaATCCTAAACAGCACACACTATTATACAAATAGTGAGCAGTATAATGGTGCAAAAAAACATAGATGCAATCACAATCTTGTCAGAACTAAGGTGAAATCAGGACTTCTCTAGCAAAAAGATTATATTATATAAGCCGGTGCCAAGGGGCTCTCATTCTCTtctttcccttctctctcctcgtcTCTTTGAGAGTCGCCAGCCCTAGCCtagctcctctcacctcctcctccggcggcTCCGCCAGCCAGAGTGGGCATGGGAATGGAGGCCGGGTTGCTGCTCTGTATTGTAGGGGTAGGGTTTAGTCATCGTGGTTTTCCTTGATGGCGTTTGGCTATATGCCGTTGAGAAGCTTGGCATCGGACCCCCCGAGCTACAACGAGTGGAGGCCCCTACATCTAGCTTTCATCAATGGTGGACGACGGCTGAAAGGGGTGGATCCAGCAACGGCTTCAAAAATAAGCTCATATTGACGACGGATCTAGAGGCTTTTCAAGCTGATCCGAGAGGATGGCGGATCTGGCTCGGGACCTCGCAGAGCCAGCATGCCAAGGGATTATCGGTTGGCAGCAGAGCTTTCTCATCTTCTTCAACTTCCTCTGCGTCAACCTCCATCGCCGGAGCTTCGGATCAAACAAAGAATTGTCTCCGACGAGCGATTTGGGCGACTCGGGTGGAACGCTGGATTCAAACGGATTTGCCGCCGAACTCCGACGTCCCCTTCTTCAACCTCCAGAAGAGAGGCCCTTCTTTCCTTGCCCTATGCTGACAAGGTTGTGGCCAGAGATGGTCGCCAAGGCATCTCCGGCGAGGTAGCCGGACGATTCAGGAATCAATTGCATTTTTGCGTTCTCTCTTGGGGTCCTGAATGTAAAACAGGAAGACTTGCTTGTAATTTCTCTATTCTTTATGGACCTCTGCGCAGTATAATACATACTTATGTTAATTTAGGGACTGTGTGGTTTCAAGCCACAACTTGCCACACTTTGCCACACCTCAACTTAGGCAAGTTTGACCAAGTTAGGTGTGTGTTTAGTTCTTGCCACAACTAAAGCGGAAAAAAAATAGCACTAAGCCCCACATGTCATAGATACAAAAAGTGTGGCAAGATTCCCTAAGGCAAGCCAAAGTGCGGCTAACTATTTGAGCACCCAAAGTGTGGCAATATGTGGCAAATATAGTCACAATCCAAACAGGCCCTTAATGCCAGCTCTTGGAAAACTGATGCCAACTGTACACATGTTCTGGAGAAAAGTACTGGACTCTGAAGGTTCAGGTGAATGGTGCGCTCACTCAGAATTAACATGCATCTAGAAGGATATGTATGTAGCCCTAGCAGGAAAGGAAGAACTTTCAATATGATAATGCTTGGGAAAGGAAGAGTTGACCATTTTCATATATTTTGGCAGACAATATAGTGGTACAGGTTATGAGCACGGAAGAAGGCTAAATAGATCACCCATGAGACTTAATTAATATAAGTCCAGTAGACCATTATACACTCCTGGGCGAGAAAAAAACTAAGTTTGTACACCCAGGGTTGATCACAAACTATATGTTATCCAACACAGAGGATCAGCTGTGGCACACATGATTGACACTGTACACAGAACGCCTGGTAAAGAAATCTCTAAAAAGGATAACTAACAAGTACCAATCTATTGCAGGCTGTAATCGATACACTGAAGTAGTGGGTTAAAAGGATGCAGTCTGAGACACCAATAAGTATAACACAATTAGTCCATTAGTCCTGGAATATCACAACTAGATCATGCCGATGACATttagcagcagtcaaggaacatAACTTATTCTCTGGGACCATTAACTGCATCATGGTGGTCATTTCTATCATGAGGGGCATAGGGTCTCCCCTTTGTATCCTTATTATATTCTTCTGACTCTATTGATGATTTTGCCTGGCACTCTTCCTTAATCTTTGGTGAAGCAGAGCAGTCACCTTGCATTCTTAGGTCAGGAGAGTATGAACATAAGTTCTGCATAGCATAACTAGATCACACCAGTAACTTTTAGTAGCAGTTTAGGAACAGAACTTACTCATTGTGACTATGATCAACATGACGGCAGTCATTTCTATCATCAGGAGTATTTGATCTCCACTTCCTATGTTTATCATGTTCTTTTGACTGTCTTGGTGATTGCTCCCGACGCTCTTCTTTTCCCTTTGGGGGAGCAGAGTAGGCATCTCGCCTTCTTGAGTGTGATCCAGAGGATGATCTGGGTGACTTCTGGTGGGGAGATGATCCCTTACCATCAGTTGTTGCCGGACTCCTGTTAACACACATTATTACTACAATGGTGGATATGCACAAAAGGAATGCAATTAACCATTTGTCCATATGGCAACCATAGAAATAAATCTGAACTATGCACATAGATTATGTAACCAATCCTAAATAGAACACTGTTCAGTAATGCAAACAGTGAGCAGCACAATGGGCATTAAAAAAATCATGGATGCAACCACAACCGTGTCAAAAGAATAGTTAAATGCGATATTTTTTCTCACCAATAGATTATATATGCTGATGCCGATGAACTGTCAACTATGTCCTGGAGATAATTACTAAACTCTACAAAGAAGGCTCTGGGGCATGATATCAGTGTCCCTATAGCGAATAATGTACACTCACTCAGTAGTAACATGTTTCTAGTACTCAGTGGTAACATGTTTCTAGCGAGTCACGTGAACTGGCGCACGGTCTCCCGACGATCGAATACGGCGGGCTGGGCGTTCGAGACCTTGAGCGCACGGGGCTCGCCCTCAGACTCAGATGGCTATGGCTCTCGAGGACGGACACCGACCGTGCCTGGCAGGGCCTCGACCTGCAGTTCACACCTGAGGAGCGCAGACTCTTCTACGCCTCCACATCCATGGTGATCGGGGACGGTTTGACAGCCCTATTTTGGGAAGACCGCTGGCTCCACGGTCAGTCCATTCGCGAGCTCGCGCCCCAGCTCTACCTATGCATCCCCAAAAACCGAAGAAAAGCGCGGACGGTGGCGGAGGGCATCGGCGGCAACGCTTGGGCACATGACATCCACGGAGTCGTAGGCCTGCAAGAGATTGGGCAGTACCTGCGGACATGGCAGCTTGTGATGCACACAACTCTGTCCACCGAGCCGGACAAGCTCGTCTGG includes:
- the LOC123448268 gene encoding serine/arginine repetitive matrix protein 1-like isoform X11 produces the protein MARSRSPKGEGDSRRRSPPRRSSGEQGGRKEQGPVSLLVRNIPHNCRSEDLRVPFEKFGPVWDVHMPKDYYSGEPKGFAFIEFSDPHDASEAQYHMNSKLFCGREIKVVPATAKRKRPEDMRRQTGVRVHSGSKRRHLSRHGRSRSRSHSRSPRHGGRDRSRSHSPAPRRRGDYSASPKRKEECQAKSSGQSKEHDNDKKLGPCTPGDRSEHHDTDNDSNERQATPDYSAVPKRKEECQTKSPKQPNEHDVDKKCVSFSPDKNNCRDADNGHNERDDYSTSSKKKGERLARSPRLSKEHGKDKKQRSYSRDDRSDCRDADNGFKESPATTDGKGSSPHQKSPRSSSGSHSRRRDAYSAPPKGKEERREQSPRQSKEHDKHRKWRSNTPDDRNDCRHVDHSHNDSNLHVDRKPVTPDGEGSHACRRSPRPSSGSHSRRRDDCSASPKRKEARWAKSPKQSTEHEDENRRSCSPDDINGRHNSVDCYKKKRDGYSASPKIKECRLESPQPTKEREDKKRSYAPDDGIDRTDADNGYNERRAGPDCASQKRMEKPSQANSQSQSKEHDNDKKHRSYTHIDGKELRDAHNGSKERRKDDSAAGKRKEERQASLPRQSKEYDEHKKSGSYTRDNRNDYRDADNGSKERQKNYPAAGKRKEEHQASLPRQSKEHDEHKKRGSYTCGNRNEHRDADNGSKERQKDYPTAGKRKEEHQASLPRQSKEHDEHKKRGSYTCDDRNEHRDADNGSKERQKDYSAAGKRKEEHQASLPRQSKEHGAHKKRGSYTRDDRNDLRGADKGSKERRKDYPAAGKRKEEHQASLPRQSKEHDEHKKRGSYTRDDRNDLRDADNSSKERRKDYAAAGMRKEERQASLPRQSKEHDEHKGRGSYTRNDRDDPRDVDNGSKESRNDYSAAQKGTEDHRAKSSRQSEEHDNDNKRGSYTVDDRSHHCDADNGSREKRGDFSDSGQRKEEYRGKSLRQLKEHGDNKKRGSDTPADRNDLRDVDNGCNEKLATHGGSPCPGQRSPLPSCGSGSRSEDKTLLDATTDRIMEM
- the LOC123448268 gene encoding serine/arginine repetitive matrix protein 1-like isoform X16, which produces MTCVQVPRAMARSRSPKGEGDSRRRSPPRRSSGEQGGRKEQGPVSLLVRNIPHNCRSEDLRVPFEKFGPVWDVHMPKDYYSGEPKGFAFIEFSDPHDASEAQYHMNSKLFCGREIKVVPATAKRKRPEDMRRQTGVRVHSGSKRRHLSRHGRSRSRSHSRSPRHGGRDRSRSHSPAPRRRGDYSASPKRKEECQAKSSGQSKEHDNDKKLGPCTPGDRSEHHDTDNDSNERQATPDYSAVPKRKEECQTKSPKQPNEHDVDKKCVSFSPDKNNCRDADNGHNERDDYSTSSKKKGERLARSPRLSKEHGKDKKQRSYSRDDRSDCRDADNGFKESPATTDGKGSSPHQKSPRSSSGSHSRRRDAYSAPPKGKEERREQSPRQSKEHDKHRKWRSNTPDDRNDCRHVDHSHNDSNLHVDRKPVTPDGEGSHACRRSPRPSSGSHSRRRDDCSASPKRKEARWAKSPKQSTEHEDENRRSCSPDDINGRHNSVDCYKKKRDGYSASPKIKECRLESPQPTKEREDKKRSYAPDDGIDRTDADNGYNERRAGPDCASQKRMEKPSQANSQSQSKEHDNDKKHRSYTHIDGKELRDAHNGSKERRKDDSAAGKRKEERQASLPRQSKEYDEHKKSGSYTRDNRNDYRDADNGSKERQKNYPAAGKRKEEHQASLPRQSKEHDEHKKRGSYTCGNRNEHRDADNGSKERQKDYPTAGKRKEEHQASLPRQSKEHDEHKKRGSYTCDDRNEHRDADNGSKERQKDYSAAGKRKEEHQASLPRQSKEHGAHKKRGSYTRDDRNDLRGADKGSKERKDYAAAGMRKEERQASLPRQSKEHDEHKGRGSYTRNDRDDPRDVDNGSKESRNDYSAAQKGTEDHRAKSSRQSEEHDNDNKRGSYTVDDRSHHCDADNGSREKRGDFSDSGQRKEEYRGKSLRQLKEHGDNKKRGSDTPADRNDLRDVDNGCNEKLATHGGSPCPGQRSPLPSCGSGSRSEDKTLLDATTDRIMEM
- the LOC123448268 gene encoding protein starmaker-like isoform X19 translates to MDGLVLVHTPVLLATVVVIDRGHILLPQEDVVTTLLHQRERKSARQNRQDSQKNMTTIRSWDPVLLVIEVNTMTPIMIPTILHMVRRQATPDYSAVPKRKEECQTKSPKQPNEHDVDKKCVSFSPDKNNCRDADNGHNERDDYSTSSKKKGERLARSPRLSKEHGKDKKQRSYSRDDRSDCRDADNGFKESPATTDGKGSSPHQKSPRSSSGSHSRRRDAYSAPPKGKEERREQSPRQSKEHDKHRKWRSNTPDDRNDCRHVDHSHNDSNLHVDRKPVTPDGEGSHACRRSPRPSSGSHSRRRDDCSASPKRKEARWAKSPKQSTEHEDENRRSCSPDDINGRHNSVDCYKKKRDGYSASPKIKECRLESPQPTKEREDKKRSYAPDDGIDRTDADNGYNERRAGPDCASQKRMEKPSQANSQSQSKEHDNDKKHRSYTHIDGKELRDAHNGSKERRKDDSAAGKRKEERQASLPRQSKEYDEHKKSGSYTRDNRNDYRDADNGSKERQKNYPAAGKRKEEHQASLPRQSKEHDEHKKRGSYTCGNRNEHRDADNGSKERQKDYPTAGKRKEEHQASLPRQSKEHDEHKKRGSYTCDDRNEHRDADNGSKERQKDYSAAGKRKEEHQASLPRQSKEHGAHKKRGSYTRDDRNDLRGADKGSKERRKDYPAAGKRKEEHQASLPRQSKEHDEHKKRGSYTRDDRNDLRDADNSSKERRKDYAAAGMRKEERQASLPRQSKEHDEHKGRGSYTRNDRDDPRDVDNGSKESRNDYSAAQKGTEDHRAKSSRQSEEHDNDNKRGSYTVDDRSHHCDADNGSREKRGDFSDSGQRKEEYRGKSLRQLKEHGDNKKRGSDTPADRNDLRDVDNGCNEKLATHGGSPCPGQRSPLPSCGSGSRSEDKTLLDATTDRIMEM
- the LOC123448268 gene encoding protein starmaker-like isoform X13; amino-acid sequence: MTCVQVPRAMARSRSPKGEGDSRRRSPPRRSSGEQGGRKEQGPVSLLVRNIPHNCRSEDLRVPFEKFGPVWDVHMPKDYYSGEPKGFAFIEFSDPHDASEAQYHMNSKLFCGREIKVVPATAKRKRPEDMRRQTGVRVHSGSKRRHLSRHGRSRSRSHSRSPRHGGRDRSRSHSPAPRRRGDYSASPKRKEECQAKSSGQSKEHDNDKKLGPCTPGDRSEHHDTDNDSNERDDYSTSSKKKGERLARSPRLSKEHGKDKKQRSYSRDDRSDCRDADNGFKESPATTDGKGSSPHQKSPRSSSGSHSRRRDAYSAPPKGKEERREQSPRQSKEHDKHRKWRSNTPDDRNDCRHVDHSHNDSNLHVDRKPVTPDGEGSHACRRSPRPSSGSHSRRRDDCSASPKRKEARWAKSPKQSTEHEDENRRSCSPDDINGRHNSVDCYKKKRDGYSASPKIKECRLESPQPTKEREDKKRSYAPDDGIDRTDADNGYNERRAGPDCASQKRMEKPSQANSQSQSKEHDNDKKHRSYTHIDGKELRDAHNGSKERRKDDSAAGKRKEERQASLPRQSKEYDEHKKSGSYTRDNRNDYRDADNGSKERQKNYPAAGKRKEEHQASLPRQSKEHDEHKKRGSYTCGNRNEHRDADNGSKERQKDYPTAGKRKEEHQASLPRQSKEHDEHKKRGSYTCDDRNEHRDADNGSKERQKDYSAAGKRKEEHQASLPRQSKEHGAHKKRGSYTRDDRNDLRGADKGSKERRKDYPAAGKRKEEHQASLPRQSKEHDEHKKRGSYTRDDRNDLRDADNSSKERRKDYAAAGMRKEERQASLPRQSKEHDEHKGRGSYTRNDRDDPRDVDNGSKESRNDYSAAQKGTEDHRAKSSRQSEEHDNDNKRGSYTVDDRSHHCDADNGSREKRGDFSDSGQRKEEYRGKSLRQLKEHGDNKKRGSDTPADRNDLRDVDNGCNEKLATHGGSPCPGQRSPLPSCGSGSRSEDKTLLDATTDRIMEM